Proteins from a genomic interval of Fodinicurvata sediminis DSM 21159:
- the queA gene encoding tRNA preQ1(34) S-adenosylmethionine ribosyltransferase-isomerase QueA: protein MQLSDFDFDLPRELIAQRPAEPRESARLLHVGAKIKDHHVRDLPDLLRSDDLLVFNDTRVIPARLYGKRDQVRVEVTLHRQTDTGNWRAFARPGKRLREGQEILFGDALSARILRKLEEGEIELSFSLSGPAFLAALESLGHMPLPPYIQRPEGSDARDHQDYQTAYAREPGAVAAPTAGLHFTDALLERIKARGIEMAWVTLHVGAGTFLPVKVETVEEHRMHLEYGRLSQQTADQVIKARNQGRRVVAVGTTALRLLETATAEDGTLSPFDGETGIFIYPGYRFRCVDALITNFHLPKSTLFMLVCAFVGTERMKAAYAHAIEKGYRFFSYGDSSLLERT, encoded by the coding sequence ATGCAGCTTAGCGATTTTGACTTCGACCTGCCACGCGAGTTGATTGCACAGCGTCCAGCAGAACCGCGCGAGAGCGCCCGCCTGCTGCATGTCGGTGCGAAGATCAAGGATCATCATGTTCGCGATCTGCCGGATCTTCTGCGCTCAGATGATCTGCTGGTGTTCAATGACACCCGGGTGATCCCGGCAAGACTATACGGGAAACGCGATCAGGTTCGGGTCGAGGTCACGCTTCACAGGCAGACGGATACCGGAAACTGGCGCGCCTTTGCACGCCCGGGCAAGCGTCTGCGCGAAGGTCAGGAAATCCTGTTCGGGGACGCTTTGTCTGCCCGCATCCTTCGCAAGTTGGAGGAAGGAGAGATCGAACTTTCCTTCTCCCTTTCGGGACCCGCGTTTCTGGCTGCGTTGGAAAGCCTGGGACATATGCCTCTGCCCCCCTATATACAGCGCCCCGAAGGCTCGGATGCGCGCGACCACCAGGACTACCAGACGGCGTACGCGCGTGAGCCAGGAGCGGTGGCCGCCCCTACGGCAGGCCTGCATTTCACTGACGCGCTGCTGGAGCGCATCAAGGCCCGCGGAATCGAAATGGCCTGGGTGACCCTGCATGTGGGGGCCGGCACCTTCCTGCCGGTCAAGGTCGAGACTGTCGAGGAGCATCGCATGCATCTGGAATACGGCCGGCTGTCCCAACAGACCGCCGACCAGGTCATTAAAGCCCGCAACCAAGGGCGTCGCGTGGTTGCCGTCGGTACGACGGCGCTGCGCCTGCTTGAAACAGCAACCGCAGAGGATGGGACTCTCTCCCCCTTTGACGGGGAAACGGGGATCTTCATCTATCCTGGCTATCGCTTCCGCTGTGTGGATGCCCTGATCACCAATTTCCACCTGCCAAAATCGACGCTATTCATGCTGGTCTGCGCCTTTGTTGGAACGGAGCGCATGAAGGCGGCCTATGCCCACGCGATCGAGAAGGGCTATCGTTTCTTCTCCTATGGCGACTCTTCCCTGCTGGAGCGGACATGA
- a CDS encoding glycerophosphodiester phosphodiesterase: protein MVDNYPYLDAPRPLAFAHRGGSLEGEENTLAAFGHAVALGYRYIETDVQVSSDGVAVVFHDDTLERTTNGRGAVSSHSWRALQKLQTRQGEPLCRVEEALEAFPDCRFNIDPKCDAVVAPLAKAIVDSGAEQRVCIASFEERRVHDLRKHIGSGVCWAPGKKGVARLWLAAHGIGVPTAFPTVQVPPRYKGIPLITHRFVRTARKRGVQIHVWTVNERDEMEALLDLGVDGIMTDRPSLLKQLLISRNQWNGE from the coding sequence ATGGTCGATAACTATCCCTATTTGGATGCTCCGCGCCCACTTGCCTTTGCTCACCGTGGAGGGTCTTTGGAAGGCGAGGAGAATACTCTTGCCGCCTTTGGGCACGCGGTGGCGTTGGGATATCGCTACATTGAGACGGATGTCCAGGTCTCATCCGATGGTGTTGCAGTGGTTTTTCATGATGACACGCTGGAGCGCACCACGAATGGACGGGGTGCTGTCTCCAGTCACAGTTGGCGCGCGTTACAGAAGCTGCAAACCCGGCAGGGAGAGCCATTGTGCCGTGTAGAAGAAGCGCTTGAGGCTTTCCCCGACTGTCGCTTCAATATCGATCCGAAATGCGATGCCGTGGTCGCGCCGCTGGCCAAGGCCATTGTCGACTCCGGGGCTGAACAAAGGGTCTGCATCGCTTCGTTCGAAGAGCGTCGTGTCCATGATCTGCGCAAGCACATAGGTTCGGGAGTCTGCTGGGCACCGGGGAAGAAGGGGGTTGCCAGGCTTTGGCTTGCGGCGCATGGGATTGGAGTTCCGACAGCCTTTCCCACCGTCCAGGTTCCGCCGCGTTACAAGGGGATTCCGCTGATCACCCACAGGTTTGTACGCACGGCCCGGAAACGCGGTGTGCAGATCCATGTCTGGACAGTGAACGAACGCGATGAGATGGAGGCTCTGCTGGATCTGGGTGTTGACGGTATCATGACGGACCGGCCAAGCCTGCTGAAGCAGCTCCTGATCAGCCGCAATCAATGGAATGGAGAATGA
- a CDS encoding DUF423 domain-containing protein yields MPVWMVIGGVSALLTVLIGAFAAHGLEARLDEKALGWIDTAIRYQMFHALALIALGILGRDQSRTLDITVAGYAFTLGTLLFCGLLYAMALGAPRVLGAVVPIGGLAFLVGWGFFIRHAWRAMG; encoded by the coding sequence ATGCCCGTCTGGATGGTTATTGGCGGCGTGAGTGCCTTGCTGACGGTCCTGATCGGCGCCTTTGCAGCTCACGGGCTGGAGGCACGACTGGACGAGAAAGCACTGGGCTGGATCGATACGGCCATTCGTTATCAAATGTTCCATGCCCTTGCGCTGATTGCCCTGGGCATACTTGGCCGCGATCAAAGCCGCACCCTGGATATCACGGTTGCGGGCTATGCCTTCACCTTGGGAACGCTTCTTTTCTGTGGCCTTCTGTATGCCATGGCACTGGGCGCGCCGCGCGTTCTGGGGGCGGTGGTTCCGATAGGCGGGCTTGCTTTCCTGGTGGGGTGGGGCTTTTTCATCCGCCATGCCTGGCGGGCGATGGGATGA
- a CDS encoding 2'-deoxycytidine 5'-triphosphate deaminase, with product MATTKLQSAPEKGGGILPDQAIAELVRKDAIKSETGNIKPQIQPASLDLQLGRTAYRVRASFLPGRDKTVRERIEELSMHEIDLSNGAVLEVGCVYIVPLQEKLDLPEGISGLANPKSSTGRLNVFTRLIADNTEQFDQVPDGYSGPLYAEIAPNAFSVLVRPGVRLNQLRLRHGQPDMDDGDLQRLHEEAGIVGENGAQPGTAEIRKGLVFTVDLKGNAGSQLIGYRAKRHTSVVDLSRIGAYDPREFWDPLHVSARNQLILDPNEFYILASRESVRIPPDYAAEMVPYDTQIGEFRVHYAGFFDPGFGWQKERSGGTRAVLEVRSHEVPFVLEDGQAVGRLVYEKLAERPETLYGASIGSSYHAQALTLSKHFQPWSA from the coding sequence GTGGCCACGACAAAGCTGCAATCTGCCCCGGAAAAGGGAGGGGGCATCCTGCCCGATCAGGCCATAGCGGAACTGGTCCGGAAGGATGCCATCAAATCCGAGACGGGAAATATCAAGCCCCAAATCCAGCCTGCCAGCCTTGATCTGCAACTTGGTCGTACGGCCTACCGTGTTCGCGCCAGCTTTCTCCCGGGGCGTGACAAGACAGTCCGTGAGCGCATCGAGGAGCTCTCGATGCACGAGATCGATCTGAGCAATGGCGCCGTACTCGAGGTTGGCTGCGTCTACATCGTTCCGTTGCAGGAAAAGCTCGACCTGCCAGAAGGCATTTCAGGCTTGGCGAACCCCAAGTCGTCAACCGGCAGGCTGAATGTCTTCACCCGCCTGATTGCCGACAATACAGAGCAGTTCGACCAGGTACCCGACGGTTATAGTGGCCCTCTCTACGCTGAGATCGCCCCCAACGCGTTCAGCGTGCTGGTACGCCCTGGCGTGCGGCTGAACCAGTTGCGTCTCAGGCATGGCCAACCGGATATGGATGACGGCGACTTGCAGCGCCTGCACGAAGAAGCCGGCATCGTTGGCGAGAATGGCGCACAACCCGGGACCGCGGAAATTCGCAAGGGCCTTGTCTTCACGGTGGACCTGAAGGGCAACGCAGGAAGCCAACTGATAGGCTACAGGGCAAAACGCCACACATCCGTCGTGGACCTGTCCCGAATCGGGGCCTATGACCCGCGAGAGTTCTGGGACCCGCTTCACGTTAGCGCGCGCAATCAGTTGATCCTGGATCCCAACGAGTTCTATATCCTGGCCTCAAGGGAGAGTGTGCGCATTCCCCCCGACTATGCGGCGGAGATGGTCCCCTATGACACCCAGATCGGCGAGTTTCGAGTCCATTACGCCGGTTTCTTCGACCCGGGTTTCGGATGGCAGAAGGAACGCAGCGGCGGCACGCGCGCTGTTTTGGAAGTCCGCTCTCATGAAGTGCCTTTCGTCCTGGAGGACGGCCAGGCTGTCGGCCGTCTCGTCTATGAAAAGCTGGCAGAGCGGCCGGAGACACTTTATGGCGCGAGCATAGGCTCATCCTATCACGCGCAGGCACTGACGCTCAGCAAGCACTTTCAGCCCTGGTCCGCCTGA
- a CDS encoding histone deacetylase family protein: protein MSTFLYTHEACLRHDTGRAHPENPDRLRAVLQALEGDEFQALERREAPRATREQIARVHPEAYIDRVMSAIPEKGLSSLDGDTVLSPDSGEAALRGAGAACAAVDAVMSGEARNAFCAVRPPGHHAEPSQAMGFCLFSNAAIAAQHARAMHKVHRIAVVDFDVHHGNGTQAAFWDDPDLLLISTHQMPLYPGTGAASERGAASNILNIPLPTGSGSQEFREAFSSIVLPRLSAFAPDFVFISAGFDAHEADPLAGLKLHEDDFAWATEEILEAAQHGCGGRVVSLLEGGYDLQALGRSAAAHVRALMQS, encoded by the coding sequence ATGAGCACATTCCTGTATACCCATGAAGCTTGCCTGCGCCACGATACGGGGCGCGCTCATCCGGAAAACCCAGACCGCTTGCGTGCCGTCCTGCAGGCACTGGAAGGGGATGAATTTCAAGCTCTTGAACGGCGTGAGGCGCCACGGGCCACTCGGGAGCAGATTGCCCGGGTTCATCCTGAAGCTTACATCGACCGTGTCATGAGTGCGATTCCCGAGAAGGGACTGTCTTCCCTGGATGGAGATACCGTGCTTTCTCCGGATTCGGGAGAGGCTGCACTGAGAGGAGCGGGCGCGGCTTGCGCTGCCGTGGATGCGGTCATGTCCGGTGAGGCACGGAATGCCTTCTGCGCCGTGCGGCCACCAGGCCATCATGCCGAACCAAGTCAGGCCATGGGTTTCTGCCTGTTCAGCAATGCAGCGATTGCCGCCCAGCATGCCAGGGCGATGCACAAGGTGCATCGCATTGCTGTCGTGGATTTCGATGTTCATCACGGGAACGGGACACAGGCCGCTTTCTGGGATGATCCGGATCTGCTGTTGATCTCGACCCACCAGATGCCTCTCTACCCTGGGACAGGTGCCGCGTCGGAACGAGGCGCAGCCAGCAACATCCTGAATATACCCCTGCCTACCGGTTCGGGTTCCCAGGAGTTTCGCGAAGCCTTTTCAAGCATTGTCCTGCCGCGCCTGTCGGCCTTTGCGCCCGATTTCGTCTTCATCTCGGCGGGGTTCGATGCCCACGAAGCCGACCCGCTGGCCGGTCTGAAGCTGCACGAGGATGATTTCGCCTGGGCGACGGAGGAAATACTCGAGGCGGCACAACATGGCTGTGGCGGTCGGGTTGTCTCGCTGTTGGAGGGCGGGTACGACTTGCAGGCGTTGGGGCGGTCTGCGGCTGCGCATGTCCGCGCCTTGATGCAGTCCTGA
- a CDS encoding exodeoxyribonuclease VII small subunit, whose protein sequence is MSEQTSEKDISEMNFEEALEELKQIVTRLEKGEGRLDEAIDAYERGAKLKAHCELKLREAQAKIEKIGMGPDGTPQTEPLDQN, encoded by the coding sequence ATGAGTGAACAGACGAGCGAAAAGGACATCTCGGAGATGAACTTCGAGGAGGCCCTGGAGGAACTGAAGCAGATCGTAACGCGCCTGGAAAAGGGAGAAGGGCGCTTGGACGAAGCGATAGACGCCTATGAGCGTGGCGCCAAGCTCAAGGCACATTGCGAACTGAAGCTGCGCGAGGCTCAGGCCAAGATCGAAAAGATTGGTATGGGGCCGGACGGTACGCCTCAGACCGAGCCGCTGGATCAGAACTGA
- a CDS encoding polyprenyl synthetase family protein has translation MQERLARAAERVEAELDRLLPVPRDERAPLGEAMRYAVLGGGKRLRPFLLIESGCLFDVPEARSLRAAAALEMVHGYSLVHDDLPAMDDSELRRGRLTVHRAFDEATAILAGDGLLTEAFGVLADPATHPDASVRLKLVQELSAAAGMKGMAGGQALDLAAEKARQRLSLDEIIALQARKTGALIIYACTAGADMGQAGKQERAALAGYGERLGLAFQIADDLLDHTGSQTETGKPVGRDAGRGKATFVDLLGAEGAREKAAELLDQARESLDLFGAKADFLRAVTVFVLERKA, from the coding sequence ATGCAGGAGCGGCTGGCGCGGGCCGCTGAGCGTGTCGAGGCGGAACTCGACCGCCTGTTGCCCGTCCCTAGGGATGAACGAGCTCCGCTGGGCGAGGCCATGCGCTATGCCGTGCTGGGCGGGGGTAAGCGACTGAGGCCCTTCCTGCTGATTGAAAGCGGCTGCCTTTTCGATGTACCGGAAGCCAGATCACTACGGGCTGCGGCGGCGCTGGAGATGGTACATGGATACAGCCTGGTGCATGACGACCTGCCCGCAATGGACGACAGTGAATTGCGCCGAGGGCGCCTGACGGTCCATCGGGCCTTCGACGAGGCGACTGCAATCCTGGCCGGAGACGGTCTTTTGACGGAAGCCTTCGGTGTGCTTGCTGATCCCGCCACTCATCCTGATGCCTCTGTGCGCTTGAAACTTGTTCAGGAATTGAGCGCGGCAGCAGGCATGAAAGGAATGGCAGGAGGGCAGGCGCTGGACTTGGCAGCAGAGAAGGCCCGGCAGCGTCTGAGCCTCGACGAAATCATTGCCCTGCAAGCCCGCAAGACCGGGGCGCTGATCATCTATGCCTGTACGGCAGGGGCTGATATGGGCCAGGCGGGCAAACAGGAACGTGCGGCGCTTGCCGGATATGGCGAGAGGTTGGGCTTGGCCTTCCAGATTGCGGACGATCTTCTCGACCACACAGGCAGCCAGACGGAAACAGGCAAGCCGGTAGGCCGTGATGCGGGGCGCGGCAAGGCGACTTTCGTCGACCTGCTGGGGGCAGAGGGAGCCCGGGAAAAGGCGGCCGAGCTTCTCGATCAAGCCCGGGAAAGCCTTGATCTTTTCGGAGCAAAAGCCGATTTTCTGCGGGCTGTAACCGTTTTTGTACTCGAACGAAAAGCGTGA
- the dxs gene encoding 1-deoxy-D-xylulose-5-phosphate synthase gives MSKTPLLDKVSSPSDLRLLDESDLHTLADELRAETIDAVSNTGGHLGAGLGVVELTLALHYIFETPDDKLIWDVGHQCYPHKILTGRRDRIRTLRQEGGLSGFTSRKESPYDPFGAAHSSTSISAGLGYAVARDLKHDDYRVVCVIGDGAMSAGMAYEAMNNAGAKNSRLIVILNDNDMSIAPPVGAMSAHLSKLLSSQSYQSVRNFGKNLSQRFPGPFQKAAQRAEEYARGFLTGGTLFEELGFYYVGPVDGHNLDHLLPVLKNVRDAEHDGPILVHAVTQKGKGYAPAEEAEDKYHGVAKFDVVTGKQAKGEPKAPSYTSVYAKALISEAERDESVVAITAAMPSGTGLDKFGERFPERTFDVGIAEQHGVTFCAGLAAAGMKPFATIYSTFLQRAYDQVVHDVAIQSLPVRFAIDRAGLVGADGATHQGSYDITYLGCLPGFVLMAAADEAELMHMVATQAQIDDRPSALRYPRGEGLGVEMPDQGTPLEIGKGRVLREGTKVAILSYGGRLGEALKAADELAARGLSVTVADARFAKPLDQSLIRRLSSEHEVLLTLEEGAIGGFGSHVLQWLAGEGLLETGAKVRPLCLPDRFIDHGKPEKQYQEIGLAADGIVASALRAMGYNDADTRPATA, from the coding sequence ATGAGTAAGACGCCGCTGCTGGACAAGGTATCCTCACCGAGCGATTTGCGTCTGCTCGATGAATCGGACCTTCATACCCTGGCGGACGAGCTGCGCGCCGAGACCATCGACGCGGTTTCCAATACCGGCGGGCATCTGGGGGCCGGACTTGGTGTGGTCGAGTTGACCCTGGCGTTGCACTATATTTTCGAGACTCCGGACGACAAGCTGATCTGGGATGTCGGGCATCAGTGCTACCCGCACAAGATACTCACCGGTCGTCGTGACCGCATCCGCACATTGCGTCAGGAAGGTGGGCTCTCCGGCTTCACCAGCCGCAAGGAGAGTCCTTATGATCCCTTTGGTGCAGCACATTCCTCGACATCCATTTCGGCCGGTCTTGGTTATGCCGTGGCGCGTGACCTGAAGCACGACGATTACCGCGTCGTCTGCGTCATCGGCGATGGTGCCATGTCGGCAGGCATGGCCTATGAGGCAATGAATAATGCCGGCGCCAAGAACTCTCGCCTGATCGTGATACTCAACGACAACGACATGTCGATCGCGCCGCCCGTGGGTGCCATGAGCGCGCATCTGTCCAAGCTGCTTTCATCGCAGTCCTATCAATCCGTACGGAATTTCGGGAAGAATCTCTCCCAGCGCTTCCCCGGGCCATTCCAGAAAGCGGCTCAGCGCGCCGAGGAATATGCCCGTGGATTCCTGACCGGGGGCACGCTGTTCGAGGAACTGGGATTCTACTACGTCGGACCGGTGGACGGGCACAACCTCGACCACCTTTTGCCTGTCCTCAAGAATGTCCGTGATGCTGAGCATGACGGACCGATCCTGGTGCATGCCGTGACCCAGAAGGGCAAGGGCTATGCGCCTGCCGAAGAGGCCGAGGACAAGTACCACGGCGTGGCCAAGTTCGATGTGGTGACCGGCAAACAGGCCAAGGGAGAGCCCAAGGCGCCCTCCTATACCTCGGTCTATGCCAAGGCGCTCATAAGCGAAGCAGAGCGGGACGAGTCGGTTGTCGCCATTACGGCTGCCATGCCTTCAGGCACCGGACTGGATAAGTTTGGTGAGCGCTTCCCGGAGCGTACTTTCGACGTCGGTATCGCTGAACAGCATGGCGTGACCTTCTGTGCAGGTCTGGCGGCCGCCGGCATGAAGCCCTTTGCGACCATCTATTCGACCTTCCTTCAGCGTGCCTATGACCAGGTGGTGCATGACGTGGCGATTCAGTCGCTTCCCGTCCGCTTCGCGATTGATCGCGCCGGGCTGGTGGGCGCCGATGGTGCGACTCACCAAGGCTCCTACGACATCACCTATCTGGGCTGCCTGCCCGGGTTCGTGCTGATGGCAGCTGCTGATGAGGCTGAACTGATGCATATGGTGGCAACTCAGGCGCAAATCGATGACCGGCCCTCGGCCCTGCGCTATCCAAGAGGCGAGGGGCTGGGCGTAGAGATGCCCGACCAGGGCACGCCTCTGGAAATTGGAAAGGGACGTGTGCTTCGAGAAGGCACGAAGGTGGCCATACTTTCTTATGGCGGCCGTTTGGGAGAAGCCTTGAAAGCTGCCGATGAGCTGGCGGCACGGGGCTTGTCAGTGACGGTTGCCGACGCCCGCTTTGCCAAACCTCTCGACCAGTCCCTGATACGTCGCCTTTCTTCCGAACACGAAGTGCTTCTGACCCTCGAAGAGGGTGCGATTGGCGGTTTTGGCAGTCATGTCCTGCAATGGTTGGCAGGGGAAGGCTTGCTGGAAACCGGGGCCAAGGTGCGCCCGCTTTGTCTGCCGGATCGTTTCATTGACCATGGGAAACCGGAAAAGCAGTACCAGGAAATCGGATTGGCAGCGGACGGCATCGTGGCCTCGGCCTTGCGGGCCATGGGCTACAATGATGCCGATACACGTCCCGCTACGGCATGA